The following proteins come from a genomic window of Pelmatolapia mariae isolate MD_Pm_ZW linkage group LG17, Pm_UMD_F_2, whole genome shotgun sequence:
- the lrrc4.1 gene encoding leucine-rich repeat-containing protein 4: MSLLGRVAVHRARKAALLCVVFLMVRAWSSASLALAGAAVSQGPQGCPPQCSCSNQQGKVVCTRRGLTRVPPGIPANTRHLNLMENAIEAVQADSFRHLHHLEVLQLGRNAIRQIEVGAFNGLTSLNTLELFDNRLTVVPSGAFEYLSKLRELWLRNNPIESIPSYAFNRVPSLMRLDLGELRKLEYISEGAFEGLQNLKYLNLGMCNIKGDMPNLSPLKGLEELEISENLFPMIKPGSFKGLRSLKKLWVMNSQITVIERNAFDDLSSLVELNLAHNNLSAVPHDLFSPLRYLVELHLHHNPWNCGCEAVWLARWLREYIPTNSTCCGRCHSPASMRGRQLVDVDRGEGAAVQCSAPFIADAPRDLNISAGRVAELRCRTAPMSSVRWLLPNGTILTHASSHPRISVLNDGTLNFSNVLAVDTGTYTCMVSNAAGNSNASAYLNVSAAELNTSNLSYFTTVTVEVLGPTTEMPKPKTTTTTAAAAGAGVAGGGVGLGTTTTTASPSVFQPVFISTPTVLLQNTDSPPGAAKPSVLPGIQSTNKPGKSGPSLDEVMKTTKIIIGCFVAVTLLAAVMLIAFYKLRKRHQQRSTVAAARTVEIIQVDEEDLPPPASAAQESALTLPEIRDHNSIHKLDFISHKTDYSFHKPKAEYKPQPDFTLHKPKAEYTTYKPNMDFSSHKTITDYNTHKSTPDFSLHRPKPDCSPFRPEYSTHKPKAEYSPFKPDFGTHPKTKSDYSPFKLDYSTHPRQKSDFSPFKRDYSTQPKPKHDYSPLKSDYNTQHRPKTEYSPFKPDFGTHPRPKPDYSPFKPDYSTQPKSKTEYSAQRSKTDSTYKTKDHYTPHKTATDYSAFKTDFSPHKVDYSAFKSDFSPQTQRPKLDYSPHKLDYSPHKVDYSTLKPKYNTYKPTGHGAKWTDNNVGNSLPRTLPSAITAMAEPYVVKTHNKEKVQETQI, translated from the coding sequence ATGAGTCTCCTGGGGCGGGTAGCTGTGCATCGTGCCAGGAAAGCCGCCCTGCTCTGTGTAGTCTTCCTGATGGTGCGAGCGTGGAGCAGCGCCTCCCTGGCCTTGGCGGGGGCGGCGGTGTCTCAAGGACCCCAGGGCTGTCCACCGCAGTGTTCTTGTAGTAATCAGCAGGGGAAAGTGGTTTGCACCCGTCGTGGCCTCACCCGTGTCCCCCCTGGGATTCCTGCCAACACGCGACACCTCAATCTAATGGAAAACGCCATTGAGGCGGTGCAGGCTGACTCCTTCCGCCATCTGCACCACCTTGAGGTGCTCCAGCTTGGGCGAAATGCCATTCGGCAGATTGAGGTGGGCGCGTTTAATGGACTCACCAGCCTCAACACACTGGAGCTGTTTGACAACCGGTTGACGGTGGTGCCCAGTGGGGCCTTTGAATACCTATCCAAACTAAGAGAACTATGGTTGAGGAACAACCCCATTGAAAGTATTCCTTCCTATGCCTTCAACCGGGTACCCTCACTCATGCGACTGGACCTGGGAGAGTTAAGGAAACTGGAGTACATCTCAGAAGGAGCTTTTGAGGGCCTACAAAATCTCAAGTACCTCAACCTGGGAATGTGCAACATAAAGGGTGATATGCCAAACCTAAGTCCCCTCAAAGGCCTCGAGGAGCTagagatttctgaaaatctCTTTCCAATGATAAAACCAGGCTCTTTCAAAGGTCTGCGCTCATTGAAAAAGCTATGGGTGATGAACTCTCAAATCACAGTAATAGAGCGCAATGCTTTCGATGACCTATCTTCACTGGTGGAGCTTAATCTTGCCCATAACAATCTGAGCGCTGTGCCACATGATTTGTTCTCCCCGCTCAGGTACCTGGTGGAGCTCCACCTCCACCATAACCCTTGGAACTGTGGTTGTGAGGCTGTATGGTTAGCACGCTGGCTAAGGGAGTACATCCCTACTAATTCAACTTGCTGTGGACGTTGTCACTCCCCTGCGAGCATGAGAGGTCGACAGCTGGTGGACGTGGATCGAGGTGAGGGTGCTGCAGTCCAGTGTTCTGCACCATTCATTGCTGATGCACCAAGGGACTTGAACATCTCAGCAGGGCGAGTGGCTGAGCTTCGATGCCGCACAGCTCCAATGTCTTCAGTGCGCTGGCTCCTACCCAACGGCACTATACTGACACATGCCTCTAGTCACCCAAGAATATCAGTTCTCAATGATGGTACCCTTAATTTCTCAAATGTCCTTGCAGTAGACACAGGCACCTATACCTGCATGGTCTCCAATGCAGCTGGGAACTCTAATGCCTCAGCCTACCTCAATGTGAGTGCAGCTGAGCTTAATACATCCAACTTAAGTTACTTTACCACAGTGACCGTGGAGGTCTTGGGGCCAACGACTGAGATGCCCAAACCTAAAACTACAACAAccactgcagctgctgcaggcgCTGGTGTTGCTGGGGGAGGAGTAGGCCTAGggacaacaactacaactgcctCTCCTTCTGTCTTTCAACCAGTCTTCATCTCCACCCCAACTGTACTGTTGCAAAACACTGACAGTCCACCAGGGGCAGCTAAACCATCTGTGTTGCCAGGAATTCAATCGACTAACAAGCCAGGCAAGTCTGGGCCTAGCCTTGATGAAGTGATGAAGACTACTAAGATCATAATAGGCTGCTTTGTGGCAGTGACACTATTGGCTGCTGTCATGCTCATTGCCTTCTACAAATTGAGAAAGCGCCACCAGCAGAGGAGCACCGTGGCAGCTGCCCGCACTGTTGAGATTATTCAGGTGGATGAGGAGGACCTTCCACCACCAGCATCTGCAGCCCAAGAGTCAGCTCTCACATTGCCTGAAATCCGAGACCATAACAGCATACACAAGTTGGACTTTATCAGCCACAAGACTGACTACAGCTTTCACAAACCCAAGGCTGAATACAAACCCCAGCCTGATTTCACACTTCACAAGCCGAAGGCTGAGTATACCACATATAAGCCAAATATGGACTTTAGCAGCCACAAAACCATCACAGattacaacacacacaaatctaCGCCGGATTTTAGCCTTCACAGACCAAAGCCTGACTGCAGCCCATTTAGACCAGAATATAGCACCCACAAACCTAAAGCAGAATACAGCCCATTCAAGCCAGACTTTGGTACTCATCCAAAAACTAAATCAGACTACAGCCCATTCAAACTAGATTACAGCACTCATCCCAGGCAGAAGAGTGACTTCAGTCCATTCAAACGGGACTATAGCACTCAGCCGAAACCTAAACATGACTACAGCCCATTAAAATCAGACTACAACACACAACATAGACCTAAAACTGAATATAGTCCATTCAAGCCTGATTTTGGTACGCACCCAAGACCTAAACCCGATTACAGCCCATTTAAACCCGACTACAGCACTCAGCCTAAATCCAAAACAGAGTACAGTGCCCAGAGATCTAAAACAGACAGTACCTACAAAACTAAGGACCACTACACCCCACATAAGACTGCAACAGATTACAGCGCCTTCAAGACTGACTTCAGCCCCCACAAAGTGGATTACAGCGCCTTCAAGTCTGACTTCAGTCCACAAACTCAGAGACCTAAACTGGATTACAGTCCACATAAACTGGACTACAGCCCTCATAAGGTGGACTACAGCACTCTAAAGCCCAAATATAATACCTATAAACCGACTGGCCATGGGGCTAAATGGACAGACAACAATGTTGGGAACTCTTTGCCGCGAACCTTGCCCAGTGCCATCACAGCAATGGCTGAGCCCTATGTCGTAAAAACTCACAACAAGGAGAAGGTACAGGAGACTCAGATTTAA